One Symphalangus syndactylus isolate Jambi chromosome 20, NHGRI_mSymSyn1-v2.1_pri, whole genome shotgun sequence DNA segment encodes these proteins:
- the LOC129469768 gene encoding large ribosomal subunit protein eL32-like has protein sequence MATLRPLVKPKIVKKRTKKFIRHQSDQYVKIKRNWQKPRGIDNRDHRRFKGQILMPNTGYGSNKKTKHMLPSGFWKFLVHNVKELEVLLICNKSYCAEIAHNVSSKNRKATVEKAAQLAIRVTNPNARLRSKENE, from the coding sequence ATGGCCACCCTCAGACCCCTTGTGAAGCCCAAGATCGTCAAAAAGAGAACCAAGAAGTTCATCCGGCACCAGTCAGACCAATATGTCAAAATTAAGCGTAACTGGCAGAAACCCAGAGGCATTGACAACAGGGATCATAGAAGATTCAAGGGCCAGATCTTGATGCCCAACACTGGTTATGGgagcaacaaaaaaacaaagcacatgCTGCCCAGTGGCTTCTGGAAGTTCCTGGTCCACAACGTCAAGGAGCTGGAAGTGCTGCTGATATGCAACAAATCTTACTGCGCCGAGATCGCTCACAATGTTTCCTCCAAGAACCGCAAAGCCACAGTGGAAAAAGCTGCCCAACTGGCCATCAGAGTCACCAACCCCAATGCCAGGCTGCGCAGCAAAGAAAATGAGTAG